The following is a genomic window from Calditrichota bacterium.
TTGAAAAAAATTTATGCTGCATCCTCTTTTCTCGACTTGAAAATTGGACATTCCATGTTGATTATTGGATATTCATAAATACCCCAGCAGCCGCTTCGTCTGCCGGGAGATCCAATAGGGAGTCAGCCTCGGGAAAAGCGCGCGTTTGGCGCGGGCAAGCGGGTCGTTCCAGGCCGATTCCCAACGATCCGCCATTTTCCTAAACACTTCCTCCCCTGTCCATTCAAACAGCAGGCGCAGCTGAGCAACGTGCATCCGGTGGTATTTTTCTTCCACCACACGCCGGGTGAGTAAATCGTACCGCGAGCCGTAACCGGCGTCAAAATTCTTGAGCCTTTTCAGAAACGTGATAACGCCGCTTTCAAACAACCGGCGGGCATCCACGTCTCCCGTCACAAGCCCGTACTCGTAAAGACCAATCATGGCGAAAATCATTCCGTTCAGCACATGGGACGGCGGATCGGAGGGATATTCCTCGAACCAGACATTCCCATTCTCATCTGTGAACACAACGCCTCCCCTTTCAATCGGAAACAGAAAGGCCTGAAAGGCCGCCCGGGAAGCCTTCAAGAAAACCAGCTTCTTCGTCTGCTCGTACGCACGCAGCAGAAGGGACATTCCCTGACCCTGCGCCATGGCACTGACCCACGGGGGATCCAAATGGTAAACCGGCATGGAGAAATCGTGCTCCCACACCCAAAATTGGTCCTCCCCTTTTTTAAGATGATGCACCAGCCAGTCGGCTGCCGACAAAAATCGGGAATAATCCCTGTCCGATTGATTTTTCAGAAACCGCTGGTGAGCGGCCAGTCCGAACTGTGCGATTGTAACGGGCGTGTAGGTAATCGGGAACCGCCCGTTTTTTGTGGGAACCCCGTGCGTCTGAAACCACTGTTTATAATCCACCAGGGGAAGCCCCTGTTCATCAAACGGGCCGTATAGTCCCGATTGGATGCGTTGAAATTCGTCACGCAAATCCATCGGATACGCACCCAAGCGGTTCACGGATTGTGTGTTTTCATGTTGAAGTTCGACCGGCAATCTGCATCCATCCTTTTTGAATCAAACGTCCGTAGAATCTGAAATCGTCACGTTTCGGCACCAGCAAATCACTCAGCCTCGGGCGACTGTTTTGCCACAGCCACAGCACATCCAGAAGCAGCATTAAACTGTAGGCGGCCGTGGATGCCAGTGCCGCCCCCAGAATTCCGATTTTCGGAATCCACCACACGTTTAATGAAAGATTCAGAGCAAAACCCGCCAGAGCAATCCGCATAGTAACGGCTGGTTTTCCGAGGGATAAAATATAGCTGGAGATAATTTTCGCCAGACTCAACGCAATCACTCCCACATAAAGTCCGCGCAGCGCCAGAACCGATGGGAGGAATTTTGCCCCAAACAGCCCCTTGACCAGCGGATAATCGATTAAAAATAAAATAGCAATCATCGCAACGGAAATCCAGAAAATATGGCGCAGGACGCGGGTGAGTACCGCCATCCGCTCGTGTGACGTCATCGTCCCGAACGCAGGCAGCAAAACCGTCCCCACCGAAGACGACAGGTACCAGAGGGTTTCGGCAATCAGCACCGCGACGGCATACAGTCCCACGGCCTTTGCACCCAAAAAATAACCCACCAGAAACATGTCAAATCGATAATTGAGAAACGTCACAATCTCTGCCACTGCAACCCGGGAACTGTACCGTACGATCTTTTTCAGATGCTGAACAGGAGCGCGAACAACCGGTTTTGCCTGCTTCAGCAGGAGGAAGAAACCCGCAAGTGCCGCCCCTCCCAATCCGATCAGATAAGAAAAAACAGCTCCCGTAAGTTTGAATTTAAGCACAACCACCAGCAGCAAAAAACCCATCAGAAATAAAAAGGGATTCAACCCGTTGATCAAATTAAAACGTTTGAAATCGCTTCGTCCTTGAAACAGGGTTAGACTATTGTTGAATAAAAGGATAAGGAGAATAGCCGCCGAACCCAGCCGGAAAAGCGGCAGCGGAACCTCGGGATAAAATTTCAGATAAACCGGTGCCAGACCGTTGGTAAGCAGAATCCCAGCCGTCCCCGTAATGGAAACCCACAGCAAAACCGTCCCAAACATTTTTGGGAAGGGAATTTTGCCGCTGCTGACAAAATAGGCAGACGAGGTGCTCAAGCCAAAATTAAAAATAAGTGCGGCAACGGTGGGCACCAGCACAATTAGAGCGTATTGTCCCCGGCCGGTGGGTCCCAGAAGCCGCGCCAGCAAAAGCCCGTTGATTCCCTGCACCAGAAACATCAGGAGCCGGGTTCCAAAGGTCATCAAACTGTCTTTCGCAATCGATGAACGCATATGCTTTACAGACTTTTAGAAACACTTCTTCAAACAACCGCCTGATAAAAGGCGTCGATTTTCGGAACAAGGTTCGTCAGAAAGAACTCAGAGGCTCGTTGGCGGGCCAGCTCCGGGCGCACCGGCATCCGCAAAGCCCGGTCAATCGCTGCCGCCAGCGCCTCCGCCGTTTGCTCTTTCACCACGTACCCCAATTCCGGCCGATCCAAAACATCGGTTACATTCCCCACATCGAATGCCACAACCGTTTTCCCCAATGCCAGAGCTTCGATGAGAACGAGCGGTCCGCCCTCCCTCCGACTCGGGATAACCAACACATCCGCCAAACTCAATTTTTCCAGTACAGCGGAATGGGACAGTTTTCCCCAGAATTTTACGGAACGATCGAGTTTAAGCGCTTTTACCCGGTTTTCAAGCGCCTGCCGTTCGGGTCCATCGCCGATTAAATCCACATGCCAGGAAACATCCCGTTGTTTCAAAAGCTTCAGCGCCTCCACCAGTCGGTCGGCTCCTTTGACCCGGAAGAGATTACCCACAAACACCATATTCTTGGCGGAAGACCCCACCCGAGGGGCGGCGGATTTCAGATCTGCCGTCACAGGAGCAATCCCATTGGGAATGATTGCCGATTTTTTCAGCCGGATACCGGCCGCTGCCACGATGTCGGCCAATTTTCGGCTCACAAAAATAACCCCCGATGCCTGGCTGAGGGCTCTGCGGATGCGGCCCTTTTTGACGGGTTCGCTCATCCAGGAGTGAATGTCCGACCCGTGACTGGTAATAACAACCGGTTTTCGCAAGAGTTTACCCAGAAGAATCGCCCACCAGCCGGAACGGTAGGCCCAGTGGGCATGAATAACATCCACAGAAAAATCCGCAACTGCAATCAAAACCAGCAGTTTGAGGAAAAACCAGAATGGAACAACGAACTCACCCACGACCGGAAGATTTCGGAATAGCGGCCGGTAAATGGTCCAATCTTTTTTTATCTCTTTGAACGGTACCTTTCGGACCGGAAATCGCAGTGCCCGGTACCGCTTTAGGGGGGG
Proteins encoded in this region:
- a CDS encoding flippase, producing the protein MRSSIAKDSLMTFGTRLLMFLVQGINGLLLARLLGPTGRGQYALIVLVPTVAALIFNFGLSTSSAYFVSSGKIPFPKMFGTVLLWVSITGTAGILLTNGLAPVYLKFYPEVPLPLFRLGSAAILLILLFNNSLTLFQGRSDFKRFNLINGLNPFLFLMGFLLLVVVLKFKLTGAVFSYLIGLGGAALAGFFLLLKQAKPVVRAPVQHLKKIVRYSSRVAVAEIVTFLNYRFDMFLVGYFLGAKAVGLYAVAVLIAETLWYLSSSVGTVLLPAFGTMTSHERMAVLTRVLRHIFWISVAMIAILFLIDYPLVKGLFGAKFLPSVLALRGLYVGVIALSLAKIISSYILSLGKPAVTMRIALAGFALNLSLNVWWIPKIGILGAALASTAAYSLMLLLDVLWLWQNSRPRLSDLLVPKRDDFRFYGRLIQKGWMQIAGRTST
- a CDS encoding glycosyltransferase family 4 protein, yielding MNVLVITDFFPHRFRDHDGIFVREQVQELAKKNRILVITPRVWYPPLKRYRALRFPVRKVPFKEIKKDWTIYRPLFRNLPVVGEFVVPFWFFLKLLVLIAVADFSVDVIHAHWAYRSGWWAILLGKLLRKPVVITSHGSDIHSWMSEPVKKGRIRRALSQASGVIFVSRKLADIVAAAGIRLKKSAIIPNGIAPVTADLKSAAPRVGSSAKNMVFVGNLFRVKGADRLVEALKLLKQRDVSWHVDLIGDGPERQALENRVKALKLDRSVKFWGKLSHSAVLEKLSLADVLVIPSRREGGPLVLIEALALGKTVVAFDVGNVTDVLDRPELGYVVKEQTAEALAAAIDRALRMPVRPELARQRASEFFLTNLVPKIDAFYQAVV